In one Pseudomonas sp. MM211 genomic region, the following are encoded:
- a CDS encoding FecR family protein yields the protein MKKEITVFARFRILPLASALLASAALAVEPATSIGYVMKVQGEATVSIDGTTQSATIGTPLYVGSVVKTGSAGSMGVTLKDNTVMSFGPNSELTIDEFLFDPAQDELKLSAKITHGTLDYISGTIAKLKPKAVEINTPTGTIGVRGTHFLVKVD from the coding sequence ATGAAGAAGGAGATTACTGTGTTTGCTCGCTTCAGGATATTGCCACTTGCCAGCGCATTGCTGGCATCGGCAGCGCTCGCAGTTGAGCCAGCTACATCAATAGGTTACGTGATGAAGGTACAGGGAGAGGCCACCGTCAGCATAGATGGCACAACGCAATCGGCGACGATTGGCACACCTTTGTACGTCGGTAGCGTGGTGAAAACCGGTTCGGCGGGCTCGATGGGGGTGACCCTGAAGGACAACACCGTGATGTCTTTCGGCCCCAATAGCGAGCTGACCATCGACGAGTTCCTCTTCGATCCGGCACAGGACGAATTGAAACTCAGTGCCAAGATCACTCACGGCACGCTTGATTACATTTCTGGCACTATCGCTAAGCTCAAGCCCAAGGCCGTCGAGATCAACACCCCGACCGGCACCATCGGCGTGCGTGGCACCCACTTCCTCGTCAAGGTCGATTGA
- a CDS encoding HD domain-containing phosphohydrolase, with amino-acid sequence MESIDRTIKLLMQDTQKIRQMDFSGELPPASMFAEIETLNRNHIEMKAALQSQTQALQASQMKLSSLVENGLLLSSERDRDALLRHILMQGKRICNAQAATMYLKTEHNTLRFALRSMDDELPTIELPLHDPQTGLPNERHVSTYAALHNETVVIDDVYAESRFDLSGTRGFDSESGFHTVSMLTVPLAPRGGEVIGVLQFMNALDVETGDVIAFSPQVMSFIGALASQAAVALENHNLIDSQRALIDGMIEVLAGAIDAKSPYTGAHCERVPELAMMLAEAASDVSEGPLEHFRFTTADEWREFRIGAWLHDCGKITTPEHVVDKATKLETIYNRIHEVRMRFEVLLRDAQIERLQRVLDGQDRLQADAQYQQLAQALQDEFAFIAGCNIGGELMNPEHVGTLHKAAERTWLRHFDDRLGLSPAELARVAELSVASLPAVERLLADKQQHIFPRPETKALDPKYGFQVSVPEHLYNHGELYNLSISRGTLTAEERFKINEHIIQTIVMLENLPLPSNLKRVPEYAGTHHETLLGTGYPRKLDKSQLSIPARIMAIADIFEALTASDRPYKQAKTLSESIEILARLRDKGHIDADLFALFLQAGLPMRYAERHLHADQIDAIDVDRFLLE; translated from the coding sequence ATGGAAAGTATTGATCGCACCATCAAGTTGCTGATGCAGGACACCCAGAAAATCCGCCAAATGGATTTTTCCGGCGAACTGCCGCCGGCTTCGATGTTCGCCGAAATCGAGACCCTCAATCGCAACCACATCGAGATGAAAGCCGCCCTGCAAAGCCAGACCCAGGCGTTGCAGGCTTCACAGATGAAGCTTTCCAGCCTGGTCGAGAACGGCTTGCTGTTGTCATCCGAGCGCGACCGGGATGCGCTGCTGCGCCATATCCTGATGCAAGGAAAGCGCATCTGTAATGCTCAGGCCGCCACCATGTACCTCAAGACCGAGCACAACACGCTGCGCTTCGCGTTGCGCTCCATGGACGATGAGCTGCCGACGATCGAACTGCCCCTGCATGATCCGCAGACCGGCCTGCCCAACGAACGGCACGTGTCGACCTACGCTGCACTGCACAACGAAACCGTCGTCATAGACGACGTATACGCCGAGAGCCGCTTCGACCTCAGCGGAACACGCGGTTTCGATAGCGAGTCCGGCTTTCATACCGTCTCCATGCTGACCGTACCGCTGGCGCCACGAGGCGGCGAAGTGATCGGTGTCCTGCAGTTCATGAACGCCCTGGACGTCGAAACGGGCGACGTGATCGCCTTCTCACCGCAAGTGATGTCATTCATTGGCGCGCTGGCCTCCCAGGCTGCCGTCGCGCTGGAAAACCATAACCTCATCGATTCGCAGCGTGCCCTGATCGACGGCATGATTGAAGTGCTGGCCGGCGCGATAGACGCCAAGAGCCCCTACACCGGCGCGCACTGCGAGCGTGTACCGGAGCTGGCGATGATGCTTGCCGAGGCGGCCAGCGATGTCAGCGAAGGGCCGCTGGAGCACTTCCGCTTCACCACCGCAGACGAATGGCGCGAGTTCCGTATCGGCGCCTGGCTGCATGACTGCGGCAAGATCACCACGCCTGAACATGTTGTCGACAAGGCCACCAAGCTGGAGACGATCTACAACCGCATCCACGAGGTGCGCATGCGCTTCGAGGTGTTGTTGCGCGATGCGCAGATCGAGCGCCTGCAGCGAGTACTGGATGGTCAGGATCGGTTGCAGGCCGATGCGCAATATCAACAGCTCGCCCAGGCGCTACAGGATGAATTCGCCTTCATTGCCGGGTGCAATATCGGCGGCGAACTCATGAACCCCGAGCATGTGGGCACCCTTCACAAAGCGGCAGAGCGAACCTGGCTGCGGCATTTCGATGACCGCCTGGGGCTCTCCCCCGCCGAGTTGGCGCGCGTCGCCGAACTGTCCGTGGCGTCCCTGCCCGCGGTTGAACGGCTACTGGCAGACAAGCAACAACATATTTTCCCGCGCCCGGAGACCAAGGCGCTCGACCCCAAGTACGGCTTTCAGGTCAGCGTTCCCGAGCACCTCTACAACCATGGCGAGCTCTACAACCTGAGTATCAGCCGCGGCACGCTGACCGCCGAAGAGCGCTTCAAGATCAACGAGCACATCATTCAGACCATCGTCATGCTCGAAAATCTACCGCTGCCTTCGAACCTCAAGCGGGTGCCGGAGTATGCCGGAACCCACCACGAAACCCTTCTCGGAACCGGATACCCGCGAAAGCTGGACAAGAGCCAGCTGTCCATTCCGGCACGCATCATGGCCATCGCCGATATCTTCGAAGCGCTGACCGCCTCCGACCGCCCCTACAAGCAGGCGAAGACCCTGTCAGAGTCGATTGAAATCCTGGCCAGGCTTCGCGACAAAGGCCATATCGATGCCGACCTGTTCGCACTGTTTTTGCAGGCAGGACTGCCGATGCGTTACGCCGAGCGCCATTTGCACGCCGACCAGATCGACGCCATCGACGTTGATCGTTTCTTGCTGGAGTAA
- a CDS encoding tyrosine-type recombinase/integrase has translation MNIIATCSRQPWNKGKLVGQKTPLRLRDIWAIRVRLQIAERTRDLALFDLAIDSKLRACDLTKLRVRDVAHGENVSSRAMVMQQKTHRPVQFEITEQTRSALAAWIHQAQLRSEDCLFPSRLQTSEHLSTRQYARIAKGWVQAIGIDPAIYGTHTMRRTKASLIYRRTKNLRAVQLLLGHTKLESTVRYLGIEVDDALEMAEQTEV, from the coding sequence ATGAACATCATCGCTACCTGCAGCCGTCAGCCCTGGAACAAAGGGAAATTGGTAGGGCAGAAAACCCCGCTCCGACTTAGAGATATCTGGGCGATCCGAGTAAGGCTTCAGATTGCAGAAAGAACCCGGGATCTGGCTCTCTTCGATCTGGCCATCGACAGCAAGCTTCGAGCCTGCGACTTAACTAAGCTCCGTGTGCGCGACGTCGCCCATGGCGAGAATGTGTCATCAAGAGCCATGGTGATGCAGCAGAAAACGCACCGGCCAGTCCAGTTTGAGATCACTGAGCAAACACGTTCTGCTCTCGCAGCCTGGATACATCAAGCTCAGCTTCGTAGCGAGGACTGCCTTTTTCCGAGCCGGCTGCAAACCTCAGAACATCTATCTACTCGGCAATACGCTCGTATCGCCAAAGGCTGGGTGCAAGCCATTGGCATTGATCCGGCTATATATGGCACTCACACAATGAGACGTACGAAGGCATCACTGATCTATCGCAGGACGAAGAACCTGCGGGCGGTTCAACTGCTGCTAGGCCATACGAAGCTGGAGAGCACCGTTCGATACCTCGGGATCGAGGTCGATGACGCCTTGGAGATGGCGGAACAGACCGAGGTTTAA
- a CDS encoding tautomerase family protein produces the protein MPLLKIDAIKGRTSAQIQQLLDATHQAMVEAFEVPERDRYQIFNEHEPSHMIIQDTGLGFERTDRVVVITAISRPRSVEMKQRFYALLVAALEEKCGIAATDVMVSVVTNRDDDWSFGMGRAQFLTGEL, from the coding sequence ATGCCATTGCTAAAAATTGATGCAATCAAAGGCCGCACCAGTGCGCAAATCCAACAGCTACTAGACGCAACTCATCAGGCAATGGTGGAAGCATTTGAGGTGCCTGAGCGTGATCGATATCAGATTTTCAATGAGCACGAGCCGAGCCATATGATCATTCAGGACACCGGGCTTGGTTTCGAGCGAACTGACCGCGTCGTCGTGATTACGGCTATCAGCAGGCCGCGCAGCGTTGAAATGAAGCAGCGCTTTTATGCACTGCTGGTAGCTGCACTTGAAGAGAAATGCGGTATTGCTGCAACGGATGTCATGGTTTCAGTGGTTACCAACCGTGATGACGACTGGAGCTTCGGTATGGGTCGAGCGCAGTTTCTAACTGGCGAGCTCTGA
- a CDS encoding NAD(P)H-dependent flavin oxidoreductase — protein MSVFSSFAARLRIYPIIQAPMAGVATPELAAAVSNSGGLGSIGIGASSVSQAKEMISRTKALTSKPFNVNVFCHAPALRNEPLERAWLQRMEPLFQECEMDVPTSLNEIYKSFIADEEVFQMLLEERPAVVSFHFGLPTAQQVSLLKDEGICTLATATNLDEARQIQKLGLDAIVAQGIEAGGHRGVFDLDAVDEQLTMPVLVRLLVKNTDLPIIAAGGIMDGQGIHAALELGAAAAQLGTAFILCPESAANEGYRAALRSEHASNTRLTSVFSGRPARGIVNQFIQHLDRGSETQVAAYPLAYDAAKRLSAAAANKGNHKFAAHWAGQGAPMARELPAEDLMNKLIEEWRR, from the coding sequence ATGAGTGTTTTTAGTTCTTTTGCTGCTCGTTTGCGCATCTACCCCATCATCCAGGCTCCGATGGCCGGTGTAGCGACGCCAGAGTTGGCTGCCGCGGTATCGAATTCAGGGGGGCTGGGTTCCATTGGGATCGGAGCTAGCAGTGTTTCACAGGCGAAAGAGATGATTTCGCGAACTAAAGCGCTCACCTCAAAACCATTCAATGTGAATGTCTTTTGTCATGCACCCGCCCTGCGCAATGAGCCCTTGGAGAGAGCGTGGCTGCAACGCATGGAGCCTTTGTTTCAGGAGTGCGAGATGGATGTGCCGACCTCGCTGAACGAAATTTATAAGAGCTTTATCGCCGACGAAGAAGTTTTTCAGATGCTTCTCGAAGAGCGCCCCGCTGTAGTGAGCTTCCATTTCGGCCTGCCCACGGCGCAGCAGGTCAGCCTGCTGAAAGATGAAGGCATCTGCACGTTGGCTACCGCGACTAACCTTGATGAAGCAAGACAGATCCAAAAGCTGGGCCTTGATGCGATTGTGGCTCAAGGCATCGAGGCAGGTGGGCACCGGGGCGTGTTTGACCTGGACGCTGTCGACGAGCAATTGACGATGCCGGTGCTCGTTCGACTCTTGGTGAAGAACACAGACCTTCCGATCATCGCTGCAGGCGGAATTATGGACGGGCAAGGGATTCATGCAGCGCTGGAGCTAGGAGCTGCAGCGGCTCAGCTTGGTACTGCATTTATCCTGTGCCCGGAGTCCGCGGCGAATGAGGGTTATCGAGCCGCACTACGAAGTGAGCATGCTTCCAATACCCGGTTGACTTCGGTCTTCTCTGGCCGCCCGGCACGCGGGATCGTAAATCAGTTTATTCAGCATCTGGATAGGGGATCGGAAACCCAGGTGGCAGCCTATCCGCTTGCATACGACGCAGCAAAGAGGCTGTCTGCAGCGGCCGCCAACAAAGGCAATCATAAATTCGCCGCACATTGGGCCGGGCAAGGAGCCCCCATGGCGCGTGAGCTACCCGCCGAAGATCTGATGAATAAGCTGATCGAGGAATGGCGGCGTTAA
- a CDS encoding LysR substrate-binding domain-containing protein: protein MDLESLRIFSSVASELSVTRAASRLGRAPSNVTTRIQQLEAELGVELFVRAGKRMALSTSGEQFVGYAQRILSLEDEARHVITGGATGGTLRIGSMESTAASRLPVPLAAFNRESPSTQLEVSTGPSGMLIEQVRSGQLDCAFVALPTAHSDEAHLNEMGLEGSAIWQEELLLLLPPTDATATSPAQVKTRALAAFRIGCTYRFIAEEQFGIHAGSGWKIQELGSYHAMVATVAAGSCVAILPESVLQLTSARDHLSTIRVCSISTYLVWRRDYKTPAFEKFALLFKGAA, encoded by the coding sequence GTGGATCTTGAGTCGTTACGAATTTTTAGCAGCGTCGCCAGTGAGCTGAGCGTTACACGCGCCGCCAGCAGGCTGGGACGCGCGCCCTCGAACGTGACCACTCGCATTCAACAGCTTGAAGCGGAATTGGGGGTGGAGCTCTTCGTTCGTGCCGGCAAACGCATGGCGCTATCGACCTCGGGAGAGCAATTTGTAGGCTATGCGCAGCGGATCCTCTCGCTGGAAGACGAGGCTCGCCATGTCATCACCGGTGGAGCTACGGGGGGCACGCTACGTATCGGTAGCATGGAGAGCACTGCAGCTAGCCGGCTACCTGTGCCCTTGGCGGCATTTAATCGTGAGAGCCCTTCGACACAGCTCGAAGTCAGTACCGGGCCTTCAGGAATGTTGATTGAGCAGGTTCGTAGCGGCCAACTCGACTGCGCATTTGTGGCACTGCCCACAGCACACAGCGATGAAGCGCATCTCAACGAAATGGGGCTGGAAGGCAGCGCAATCTGGCAAGAGGAGCTCTTGCTGCTGCTGCCTCCAACAGATGCCACTGCCACAAGCCCTGCACAGGTAAAAACGCGTGCACTCGCAGCCTTTCGAATTGGCTGTACGTATCGGTTCATCGCGGAGGAGCAATTCGGCATCCACGCAGGTTCCGGCTGGAAAATTCAGGAATTAGGCTCTTATCACGCAATGGTCGCGACTGTAGCAGCGGGCTCCTGCGTCGCGATCCTGCCGGAAAGTGTGCTTCAACTGACCAGCGCTCGCGACCATCTTTCTACGATCAGGGTTTGCTCGATCAGCACATACCTGGTTTGGCGCAGGGACTATAAGACTCCTGCATTCGAAAAGTTCGCCCTGCTGTTCAAGGGAGCTGCATGA